In the genome of Calliopsis andreniformis isolate RMS-2024a chromosome 10, iyCalAndr_principal, whole genome shotgun sequence, one region contains:
- the LOC143184398 gene encoding uncharacterized protein LOC143184398 has product MEINEISNFSVKRSRNKLLEACTSTPKEEFSEILRKLQDCEHSKLPIGLFFEFMKIAYQVNDNCKNLNTMLSADNKLDWNELAKINLDFEAHNNRKISDQCVISDQNQEDETSDSKEKELLETYDTDNSTHPTISSDTDFQKKHNSDQNLVANAENSNQIIRNLLHTEQVKSSEFKDTENFLMTLVKTNLSGILHEGLLDSVLPYMIPKPALSQPVIKKYTTNTDLKKVSSLSNNIETKAVASIVHKEKDKDKSKSNKKSMENEVEIHVYDEEKNIKKNFHCPQKLLIQKMRYFADVTTGQKLEEIDISVHCDVVIFDWLMRWVKKDIIKKSEWPVLEANNAIPIMVSASFLQMEPLLENCLQYCRENMSDILKTSTILTCLDDNLLTRLIEGFTNEDVESLKDKKDKIQSKLFCKLIMSLADVMPDNKKGHYSSLATLFKCSKCGKSITQSVSNYVPCIPNAMKIDSHGNVHSKHVRDLTWTLNDYIVTLRTELRSWRKVYWRLWGDCHFLFCTQCHTYFPIHQMNWCCCHTKLPQFFINKNQRPMPFPIGRYPCCSQRAHRFEVLTNSQEGCRYKEHIPDIRTEKDISVLNIFTVHREIIALEPPQLFFPEKVTRLVARDTSLQPGKLICKDTMWWDGIQFAPQPSKLGLLGKIWSGSGFRRSFHMVQDVQKSLHKIHRQISVITDSSSVVSSVTESDEDGTVTAYEDSSIEEDSYFSEESNAQITMRTKSEMERKLKNQITWRNNGRSWSDDLNVRYNQDNQRDFEEKAVLQMTALLTKRISADFSLSIKILNKHNRKKNQLNGGTYTKLEAEFRDQLNQFYKHKNMTGKYLLRAKSSK; this is encoded by the exons ATGGAAATAAATGAAATTAGTAACTTCTCTGTGAAAAGAAGTAGGAACAAGTTATTGGAAGCTTGTACGTCAACACCTAAAGAAG AATTCTCAGAAATACTCCGCAAACTCCAAGATTGTGAGCATTCAAAGTTGCCAATTGGATTGTTTTTTGAATTCATGAAAATTGCATATCAGGTCAATGATAATTGCAAAAATTTAAATACCATGCTATCTGCAGACAATAAACTTGACTGGAATGAGTTAGCTAAAATTAATCTAGACTTTGAAGCACATAATAATAGAAAAATCAGTGATCAATGTGTTATTAGCGATCAAAACCAAGAGGATGAAACTTCAGATTCAAAAGAGAAAGAATTGCTTGAAACATATGATACTGATAATTCGACACATCCTACAATATCATCAGACACAGATTTCCAAAAGAAACACAATTCTGATCAGAATCTAGTAGCCAATGCTGAAAACAGTAATCAGATTATAAGAAATTTGTTACACACAGAGCAGGTAAAAAGTTCAGAATTCAAAGATACAGAAAATTTCTTGATGACATTAGTGAAGACAAATCTTAGTGGTATATTACATGAAGGTTTATTAGATTCAGTATTACCATATATGATTCCAAAACCTGCCTTATCACAGCCTGTTATTAAGAAATACACTACAAATACTGACCTGAAAAAAGTTAGTTCATTGAGCAATAATATTGAAACAAAAGCAGTTGCAAGTATTGTACATAAAGAGAAAGATAAAGATAAAAGTAAATCGAATAAAAAGTCAATGGA AAACGAAGTGGAAATCCATGTCTATGatgaagaaaaaaatattaaaaagaattttCACTGTCCTCAAAAGCTTCTCATTCAAAAAATGCGTTATTTTGCTGATGTAACAACAGGTCAGAAGTTAGAAGAAATAGATATTTCAGTCCACTGTGATGTAGTAATTTTTGATTGGCTAATGAGATGGGTGAAAAAAGATATCATCAAAAAATCAGAGTGGCCAGTTCTGGAAGCAAATAATGCTATACCAATAATGGTTTCAGCATCCTTTTTACAAATGGAACCGCTTTTAGAAAACTGTCTACAATATTGTCGAGAAAACATGTCTGATATATTAAAGACATCAACTATTTTAACTTGTTTAGATGACAATCTTCTTACAAG aTTAATAGAGGGATTCACGAATGAAGATGTAGAATCTTTGAAAGATAAAAAGGACAAAATCCAAAGTAAACTATTTTGTAAATTAATCATGTCCCTTGCTGATGTAATGCCAGACAATAAGAAAGGTCATTACAGTTCATTAGCTACATTATTTAAATGTAGTAAATGTGGGAAAAGTATTACACAGTCAGTCTCTAATTATGTACCATGTATcccaaatgcaatgaaaattgaTAGCCATGGAAATGTTCACAGCAAACATGTAAG AGACTTAACGTGGACATTAAATGATTACATTGTTACTCTCCGTACAGAGTTACGCTCTTGGCGTAAAGTCTACTGGAGATTGTGGGGCGATTGTCATTTTCTATTTTGTACGCAGTGTCATACATATTTCCCGATTCATCAGATGAACTGGTGTTGTTGTCATACAAAATTAccacaattttttattaataagaACCAGAGGCCTATGCCGTTTCCTATTGGCAGATATCCTTGTTGCAGTCAAAGAGCACATAGATTTGAAGTATTGACAAATAGTCAAGAAGGCTGCAGATACAAG GAACATATCCCAGACATTAGAACAGAAAAGGACATAAGCGTATTAAATATCTTTACAGTACACCGAGAAATAATAGCATTGGAACCACCACAGCTATTTTTTCCTGAGAAAGTTACTAGATTAGTAGCTCGTGATACATCTCTTCAGCCGGGAAAATTAATATGTAAAGATACAATGTGGTGGGATGGAATTCAATTTGCcccacaaccatcaaaactTGGACTTCTAG gAAAAATATGGAGTGGTTCAGGATTCCGACGATCATTTCATATGGTACAAGATGTGCAAAAGTCATTGCATAAGATTCATCGACAGATTTCAGTCATAACTGATAGTTCATCAGTCGTGTCTTCAGTCACAGAGAGCGATGAAGATGGTACCGTTACAGCCTATGAAGACAGCAGTATTGAAGAAGATTCATATTTTAGTGAAGAGTCTAATGCACAGATTACGATGAGAACGAAGAGTGAAATGGAGAGAAAATTAAAGAATCAAATTACATGGAG aaataatGGTAGATCCTGGAGTGATGATTTAAATGTGAGATATAATCAAGATAATCAAAGAGACTTTGAAGAGAAAGCAGTCTTGCAAATGACAGCATTACTAACTAAAAGAATATCTGCAGATTTTTCTTTATCAatcaaaattttgaataaacATAATCGAAAGAAGAATCAATTAAATG GTGGAACTTATACCAAATTAGAAGCAGAATTTCGCGACCAGTTAAATCAGTTttataaacataaaaatatgACTGGTAAATATCTGTTACGTGCGAAATCAAGCAAATGA
- the LOC143185326 gene encoding rabankyrin-5 isoform X1, with the protein MDDSMEAKKWQQHLSLLREQYVNLYNANTELQRQYAVAIADKQESGFIKRLLTVIASLYGQHRYSDVTIKLIDQEMPAHKFVLSARTDFFNDSVLNEMTTLDWTFLNSDVGLVLLKWIYTGKVTQDNLTLDLMKAASNFQLLELVEQCEKYLIGIVGLKDCVQLYAAAEELGALKLKEHCSSLISTHWEDLTGEDFKEMPGSLLYKLLQTKSKHPLHAAVRLMREDVVFLYLVENNSQLPKAVNSLDHKGELPLEVALKSRQPSLARILVQHGADLNAKDLKGLSLLQAAVFQGDFYTAEFIIDQLESRGDTQQLCESVSIRNAHEGKYSEELEGCTVLHLVTKHKSENMLAIGSKLLRAGIDPNLQNHKGWTALHSCIWETNEPLFDILLECQSIDLDKSTNDDDTPLCIAMRRDPFSQSFAEKLLAKGATPNPIYKSTGNTLLHILTKECKEEAALFLINYCKDNFMKKNLEGCSVLHEACKIGLKNLTRALLEHGFSVDDVTSTGDAPIHFAVSNLYFDIVLELLNASNSTSQLNLKNNENETPLSLAIKTPLKKGKDIVLALIKAGANINQCNEEGLTLLHQAILKEDSATAIFLLENGADMNARTSNGETPLQLSVHCRLSEVVEALCKTGVDTSVGCPLWDALDSDQEDIASILVKYGADTDCWGPGPDGCQQTLLHRAIDDNKEDIAQFLIRSGCDLNASRRPGPNGTGGDEARDECTPLHLCCQWGLEQVVQTLIEHGADVNARDSEGKTPVHVAIQNQHPQIISLLLYHPSIDLTKRDKKGLTPFATALTFRNNKAAQAILERLPKAAEQYDNKGRNFLHTAIQKNDMESILFLLSIQVDVNSRVHDVTQTPPLHLAAVSGNEMLVRSLILAGARVNDTDANRNTALHAAAKAGHAAVVSALLQNNINFDAVNADGDNALHVAVREGHVPVVRTLLTECELDAEAVNLKGRNPLHELARCGKDNAATICELFLECMSQYPVNNADLDGNTPLLIAYMKGNGQLCRTLVKAGACLGSMNKEGITIFNYQVATKQLLYRLLDSLTQEAPWADKDLCLECGTKFSLTMRKHHCRHCGRILCNKCSGQDVPIVKFGLNKPVRVCAVCFDVLQVGAE; encoded by the exons ATGG atGATTCCATGGAAGCAAAGAAATGGCAACAACATTTATCTTTGTTGCGAGAACAGTATGTTAATTTGTATAATGCGAATACAGAGCTACAGCGTCAATATGCTGTTGCTATTGCAGATAAACAGGAATCTGGATTTATTAAAAGACTTTTGACAGTTATAGCATCATTGTATGGTCAACATCGTTATAG TGATGTcactattaaattaatagatcaAGAAATGCCTGCACATAAATTTGTGCTCTCTGCTAGGACTGATTTTTTCAatgactcagtactcaatgaaaTGACTACTTTAG ATTGGACATTTTTGAATTCTGATGTCGGATTAGTGTTATTGAAATGGATTTATACGGGAAAAGTAACTCAAGATAATTTAACATTAGATTTAATGAAAGCAGCATCCAATTTCCAGTTGTTGGAATTAGTTGAGCAAtgtgaaaaatatttaattggAATAGTGGGACTCAAAGACTGTGTACAATTGTATGCAGCTGCTGAAGAATTAGGTGCtctaaaattaaaagaacattgtAGTTCATTAATTTCAACACATTGG GAAGATTTAACTGGAGAAGACTTCAAAGAAATGCCTGGTTCATTGTTGTATAAATTACTGCAGACAAAAAGTAAACATCCTTTGCATGCTGCTGTTCGATTAATGAGGGAGGATGTAGTGTTCCTATATTTGGTAGAAAATAATTCTCAG TTACCGAAGGCTGTTAATTCTCTTGATCATAAAGGAGAACTACCTCTGGAGGTTGCTTTAAAGAGTCGTCAACCATCATTAGCCCGTATTTTAGTTCAACATGGAGCTGATTTGAATGCAAAAGATTTGAAGGGCCTTTCTTTACTTCAAGCCGCTGTTTTTCAAGGAGATTTTTATACAGCAGAATTTATAATAGACCAACTGGAAAGTAGAGGTGATACTCAGCAGTTATGCGAGTCTGTAAGCATAAGGAATGCACATGAAGGAAAATATTCAGAAGAACTTGAAGGATGTACAGTGTTACACTTGGTAACAAAACACAAATCGGAAAATATGTTAGCAATTGGATCTAAGTTACTTCGAGCTGGTATTGATCCTAATTTACAAAATCATAAAGGATG GACTGCCTTACATAGCTGCATTTGGGAGACAAATGAACCACTTTTCGATATTTTATTAGAATGTCAAAGCATAGATTTAGATAAAAGTACCAACGATGATGATACTCCATTATGTATCGCGATGAGAAGAGATCCATTTAGCCAATCTTTTGCTGAGAAACTTTTAGCTAAAGGTGCAACTCCTAATCCCATTTACAAAAGTACAGGAAATACTTTATTACACATTTTGACCAAAGAATGTAAAGAAGAAGCagcattatttttaattaattactgTAAGGATAATTTCATGAAAAAAAATTTAGAGGGGTGTTCAGTTTTACATGAAGCTTGTAAAATTGGCTTGAAAAATTTAACTCGAGCTTTGTTAGAACACGGTTTCTCGGTAGACGACGTTACCTCTACCGGTGATGCACCTATACATTTTGCCGTTTCAAATTTATATTTTGATATTgtattagaattattaaatgCTTCTAATTCGACATcgcaattaaatttaaaaaacaacGAAAACGAAACCCCACTGAGCTTAGCTATAAAAACTCCACTTAAAAAAGGTAAAGATATTGTCCTGGCTTTAATAAAAGCTGGGGCAAATATTAATCAGTGTAACGAAGAAGGTTTGACATTACTACATCAAGCTATATTAAAGGAGGATTCGGCAACTGCTatctttttattagaaaatggcGCAGATATGAATGCCAG aACCTCAAACGGAGAGACTCCGTTACAACTCTCTGTACACTGCAGACTGAGCGAAGTTGTGGAGGCTCTTTGTAAAACAGGCGTAGACACTTCTGTAGGATGTCCATTGTGGGATGCATTAGATTCAGATCAAGAGGATATAGCgtctattttagttaaatacggAGCTGATACCGATTGTTGGGGCCCAGGTCCAGATGGTTGCCAACAGACGCTGTTGCATAGAGCGATCGATGATAACAAAGAGGATATAGCACAATTTCTTATTAGAAGTGGCTGTGATTTAAATGCTTCGAGGAGACCTGGCCCAAATGGCACAGGAGGTGACGAAGCGCGGGATGAATGTACTCCATTGCATTTATGCTGTCAATGGGGCTTGGAACAAGTCGTTCAAACGCTTATCGAGCATGGTGCCGATGTAAACGCTCGAGATTCAGAAGGCAAAACTCCAGTCCACGTTGCTATACAAAATCAACATCCACAAATTATTTCCCTCTTGCTTTATCATCCTAGTATCGACCTAACTAAGCGAGATAAGAAAGGTTTGACGCCCTTTGCTACAGCTTTAACATTCCGAAATAACAAAGCTGCACAAGCGATATTGGAACGACTTCCCAAGGCAGCCGAACAGTATGATAATAAAGGCAGAAACTTTTTGCACACTGCTATTCAAAAGAATGACATGGAGAGCATTTTGTTTCTTTTGTCTATACAG GTAGATGTGAATTCGAGAGTACATGATGTTACACAAACTCCACCTTTACATCTTGCTGCAGTGTCTGGAAATGAAATGTTAGTACGAAGCTTAATTTTAGCTGGAGCACGTGTCAATGATACAGATGCAAACAGAAATACGGCGTTACATGCTGCAGCAAAAGCAGGTCATGCTGCAGTTGTGTCAGCTTTATTGCAG AATAATATTAATTTCGATGCAGTAAATGCAGATGGTGATAATGCATTGCATGTAGCTGTAAGGGAAGGTCATGTGCCTGTAGTAAGAACACTTTTAACAGAGTGTGAACTAGATGCGGAAGCTGTAAATCTTAAGGGAAGAAATCCCCTGCATGAATTAGCTAGATGTGGAAAAGATAATGCTGCAACGATATGCGAACTTTTCTTGGAATGTATGTCACAGTACCCAGTAAATAATGCAG ATTTAGATGGTAATACACCACTGTTGATTGCATACATGAAAGGCAATGGACAACTTTGCCGAACCTTAGTAAAGGCTGGAGCATGTTTAGGATCAATGAATAAAGAAGGCATTACGATTTTTAATTATCAAGTAGCAACAAAACAATTACTATATAGATTGCTAGACTCTCTGACTCAAGAAGCACCATGGGCTGATAAGGATCTTTGTTTGGAATGTGGTACAAAATTTTCTCTGACAATGCGAAAACATCACTG ccGTCACTGTGGTCGAATTTTGTGCAATAAATGTTCTGGACAAGATGTTCCAATTGTGAAATTTGGATTGAATAAACCAGTACGCGTGTGTGCAGTATGTTTTGATGTATTACAAGTAGGTGCTGAATGA
- the LOC143185326 gene encoding rabankyrin-5 isoform X2, whose amino-acid sequence MDDSMEAKKWQQHLSLLREQYVNLYNANTELQRQYAVAIADKQESGFIKRLLTVIASLYGQHRYSDVTIKLIDQEMPAHKFVLSARTDFFNDSVLNEMTTLDWTFLNSDVGLVLLKWIYTGKVTQDNLTLDLMKAASNFQLLELVEQCEKYLIGIVGLKDCVQLYAAAEELGALKLKEHCSSLISTHWEDLTGEDFKEMPGSLLYKLLQTKSKHPLHAAVRLMREDVVFLYLVENNSQLPKAVNSLDHKGELPLEVALKSRQPSLARILVQHGADLNAKDLKGLSLLQAAVFQGDFYTAEFIIDQLESRGDTQQLCESVSIRNAHEGKYSEELEGCTVLHLVTKHKSENMLAIGSKLLRAGIDPNLQNHKGWTALHSCIWETNEPLFDILLECQSIDLDKSTNDDDTPLCIAMRRDPFSQSFAEKLLAKGATPNPIYKSTGNTLLHILTKECKEEAALFLINYCKDNFMKKNLEGCSVLHEACKIGLKNLTRALLEHGFSVDDVTSTGDAPIHFAVSNLYFDIVLELLNASNSTSQLNLKNNENETPLSLAIKTPLKKGKDIVLALIKAGANINQCNEEGLTLLHQAILKEDSATAIFLLENGADMNARTSNGETPLQLSVHCRLSEVVEALCKTGVDTSVGCPLWDALDSDQEDIASILVKYGADTDCWGPGPDGCQQTLLHRAIDDNKEDIAQFLIRSGCDLNASRRPGPNGTGGDEARDECTPLHLCCQWGLEQVVQTLIEHGADVNARDSEGKTPVHVAIQNQHPQIISLLLYHPSIDLTKRDKKGLTPFATALTFRNNKAAQAILERLPKAAEQYDNKGRNFLHTAIQKNDMESILFLLSIQVDVNSRVHDVTQTPPLHLAAVSGNEMLVRSLILAGARVNDTDANRNTALHAAAKAGHAAVVSALLQNNINFDAVNADGDNALHVAVREGHVPVVRTLLTECELDAEAVNLKGRNPLHELARCGKDNAATICELFLECMSQYPVNNAGICFIPLYKL is encoded by the exons ATGG atGATTCCATGGAAGCAAAGAAATGGCAACAACATTTATCTTTGTTGCGAGAACAGTATGTTAATTTGTATAATGCGAATACAGAGCTACAGCGTCAATATGCTGTTGCTATTGCAGATAAACAGGAATCTGGATTTATTAAAAGACTTTTGACAGTTATAGCATCATTGTATGGTCAACATCGTTATAG TGATGTcactattaaattaatagatcaAGAAATGCCTGCACATAAATTTGTGCTCTCTGCTAGGACTGATTTTTTCAatgactcagtactcaatgaaaTGACTACTTTAG ATTGGACATTTTTGAATTCTGATGTCGGATTAGTGTTATTGAAATGGATTTATACGGGAAAAGTAACTCAAGATAATTTAACATTAGATTTAATGAAAGCAGCATCCAATTTCCAGTTGTTGGAATTAGTTGAGCAAtgtgaaaaatatttaattggAATAGTGGGACTCAAAGACTGTGTACAATTGTATGCAGCTGCTGAAGAATTAGGTGCtctaaaattaaaagaacattgtAGTTCATTAATTTCAACACATTGG GAAGATTTAACTGGAGAAGACTTCAAAGAAATGCCTGGTTCATTGTTGTATAAATTACTGCAGACAAAAAGTAAACATCCTTTGCATGCTGCTGTTCGATTAATGAGGGAGGATGTAGTGTTCCTATATTTGGTAGAAAATAATTCTCAG TTACCGAAGGCTGTTAATTCTCTTGATCATAAAGGAGAACTACCTCTGGAGGTTGCTTTAAAGAGTCGTCAACCATCATTAGCCCGTATTTTAGTTCAACATGGAGCTGATTTGAATGCAAAAGATTTGAAGGGCCTTTCTTTACTTCAAGCCGCTGTTTTTCAAGGAGATTTTTATACAGCAGAATTTATAATAGACCAACTGGAAAGTAGAGGTGATACTCAGCAGTTATGCGAGTCTGTAAGCATAAGGAATGCACATGAAGGAAAATATTCAGAAGAACTTGAAGGATGTACAGTGTTACACTTGGTAACAAAACACAAATCGGAAAATATGTTAGCAATTGGATCTAAGTTACTTCGAGCTGGTATTGATCCTAATTTACAAAATCATAAAGGATG GACTGCCTTACATAGCTGCATTTGGGAGACAAATGAACCACTTTTCGATATTTTATTAGAATGTCAAAGCATAGATTTAGATAAAAGTACCAACGATGATGATACTCCATTATGTATCGCGATGAGAAGAGATCCATTTAGCCAATCTTTTGCTGAGAAACTTTTAGCTAAAGGTGCAACTCCTAATCCCATTTACAAAAGTACAGGAAATACTTTATTACACATTTTGACCAAAGAATGTAAAGAAGAAGCagcattatttttaattaattactgTAAGGATAATTTCATGAAAAAAAATTTAGAGGGGTGTTCAGTTTTACATGAAGCTTGTAAAATTGGCTTGAAAAATTTAACTCGAGCTTTGTTAGAACACGGTTTCTCGGTAGACGACGTTACCTCTACCGGTGATGCACCTATACATTTTGCCGTTTCAAATTTATATTTTGATATTgtattagaattattaaatgCTTCTAATTCGACATcgcaattaaatttaaaaaacaacGAAAACGAAACCCCACTGAGCTTAGCTATAAAAACTCCACTTAAAAAAGGTAAAGATATTGTCCTGGCTTTAATAAAAGCTGGGGCAAATATTAATCAGTGTAACGAAGAAGGTTTGACATTACTACATCAAGCTATATTAAAGGAGGATTCGGCAACTGCTatctttttattagaaaatggcGCAGATATGAATGCCAG aACCTCAAACGGAGAGACTCCGTTACAACTCTCTGTACACTGCAGACTGAGCGAAGTTGTGGAGGCTCTTTGTAAAACAGGCGTAGACACTTCTGTAGGATGTCCATTGTGGGATGCATTAGATTCAGATCAAGAGGATATAGCgtctattttagttaaatacggAGCTGATACCGATTGTTGGGGCCCAGGTCCAGATGGTTGCCAACAGACGCTGTTGCATAGAGCGATCGATGATAACAAAGAGGATATAGCACAATTTCTTATTAGAAGTGGCTGTGATTTAAATGCTTCGAGGAGACCTGGCCCAAATGGCACAGGAGGTGACGAAGCGCGGGATGAATGTACTCCATTGCATTTATGCTGTCAATGGGGCTTGGAACAAGTCGTTCAAACGCTTATCGAGCATGGTGCCGATGTAAACGCTCGAGATTCAGAAGGCAAAACTCCAGTCCACGTTGCTATACAAAATCAACATCCACAAATTATTTCCCTCTTGCTTTATCATCCTAGTATCGACCTAACTAAGCGAGATAAGAAAGGTTTGACGCCCTTTGCTACAGCTTTAACATTCCGAAATAACAAAGCTGCACAAGCGATATTGGAACGACTTCCCAAGGCAGCCGAACAGTATGATAATAAAGGCAGAAACTTTTTGCACACTGCTATTCAAAAGAATGACATGGAGAGCATTTTGTTTCTTTTGTCTATACAG GTAGATGTGAATTCGAGAGTACATGATGTTACACAAACTCCACCTTTACATCTTGCTGCAGTGTCTGGAAATGAAATGTTAGTACGAAGCTTAATTTTAGCTGGAGCACGTGTCAATGATACAGATGCAAACAGAAATACGGCGTTACATGCTGCAGCAAAAGCAGGTCATGCTGCAGTTGTGTCAGCTTTATTGCAG AATAATATTAATTTCGATGCAGTAAATGCAGATGGTGATAATGCATTGCATGTAGCTGTAAGGGAAGGTCATGTGCCTGTAGTAAGAACACTTTTAACAGAGTGTGAACTAGATGCGGAAGCTGTAAATCTTAAGGGAAGAAATCCCCTGCATGAATTAGCTAGATGTGGAAAAGATAATGCTGCAACGATATGCGAACTTTTCTTGGAATGTATGTCACAGTACCCAGTAAATAATGCAG GGATCTGTTTTATACCTTTATACAAGTTATAA
- the LOC143185327 gene encoding uncharacterized protein LOC143185327, with translation MTFQIKLYRIIIIAAIFLYVIIPISASGISCFKCSASQSGNEKNDLLCSHFNGSAQFQVYCPSSTLCRKKTIYSKFQSSVITAVERDCAPQKRIIHIYNPVDNVWNNKEEIVETAYEEGCFIGEDRGAPVGPPEYCFCSFHLCNSSHSITTMNICQSFVLIVILLFTKQM, from the exons ATGACATTCCAAATAAAGCTGTATAGAATTATAATAATTGCTGCAATATTTCTGT ATGTAATAATACCAATAAGTGCAAGTGGTATTTCATGTTTTAAATGTTCTGCATCACAGTCAGGAAATGAAAAAAACGATTTATTATGTTCGCACTTTAATGGAAGTGCTCAATTTCAAGTGTATTGTCCATCATCAACACTTTGTAGAAAGAAAACTATTTACTCTAAGTTTCAAT CGTCTGTAATTACAGCTGTAGAAAGAGATTGTGCACCTCAAAAACGCATAATTCATATTTATAATCCTGTAGATAACGTATGGAACAATAAAGAAGAAATTGTAGAAACAGCCTATGAAGAAGGTTGTTTTATTGGAGAAGACAGAGGAGCACCAGTAGGTCCACCAGAATATTGTTTTTGCAGTTTTCATTTGTGTAATTCATCACACTCAATTACAACAATGAATATATGTCAAAGTTTTGTATTAATAGTAATATTACTATTCACAAAACAAATGTAA